The Pseudodesulfovibrio sp. zrk46 genome contains a region encoding:
- a CDS encoding methyl-accepting chemotaxis protein, which yields MTLRHKTLTITLVGIAAILLSGFAQFWTMHRIDAAWDQYANEAATREARLNEIKEQFGYGGIIHNFKNFVLRGDKKFLEKLYANKETMEKSIAGYKALNLSEEEKKAVSIVESVMQTYVAESATVDALWDIGAPAQQIDGRVKINDGPAFKAFDLLNENFHRISEDADADMAQATQLQIIFLIASFVLLSGVIIGSVILLRTQTSAIDSMSHAMVELEANSDFSKRMHDGRNDELGMLTATFDKLLANIESMLTLNRAVLDAVPDPIFLSKDGKIVSGNTVAATYAGVHIKDFKGMDASNVLVRAQNAADHGDYITCLKAGEEVILDEVSTTVKDRDGSILGDLVVARDVTEIIRREAEAAANLNMIREVGMEISSAAQELVNSTEALSTRIESISEGAHTQQEISSEAAAAMGQMNETVSEVARNASGAAEQAEEARTRAAEGSKIVEESIEAISSVSQQAGDLKLSMDELGSHTESIGDIIRVINDIADQTNLLALNAAIEAARAGEAGRGFAVVADEVRKLAEKTMDATKNVAEAIESIQQVARHNIESMDAAALSVTQATEFAGKSGDALQAIVQLVEGTTGQVRSIATAAEEQSAASEHVMSSVSEVSVISDQTADGMRESTNAIRTLADLAQRLEDLARKAG from the coding sequence ATGACTCTCAGACATAAGACTCTCACCATCACCTTGGTCGGCATCGCCGCCATTCTTCTCTCCGGCTTCGCCCAATTTTGGACCATGCACCGCATTGACGCGGCCTGGGATCAATACGCCAACGAAGCAGCCACACGTGAGGCTCGACTGAACGAGATCAAGGAACAATTCGGCTACGGCGGCATTATTCACAATTTTAAAAACTTCGTTCTACGCGGAGACAAAAAGTTCCTCGAGAAACTCTACGCCAACAAGGAAACGATGGAGAAATCCATTGCTGGTTACAAGGCGTTGAATCTGAGTGAAGAAGAAAAGAAAGCGGTCAGCATCGTCGAATCGGTCATGCAGACCTATGTTGCCGAATCCGCCACTGTGGACGCCCTCTGGGACATCGGTGCTCCGGCCCAGCAGATTGATGGCCGTGTCAAAATCAACGACGGCCCGGCGTTCAAGGCATTTGACCTACTCAATGAGAATTTTCATAGAATATCTGAGGATGCTGACGCCGACATGGCTCAGGCGACCCAACTCCAGATCATCTTCCTCATCGCCAGCTTCGTCCTGCTTTCCGGTGTAATCATCGGCTCTGTTATTCTGCTCCGCACCCAAACCTCAGCCATCGACTCCATGTCCCACGCCATGGTCGAACTGGAAGCCAACAGTGACTTTTCCAAGCGCATGCACGACGGCCGTAATGACGAACTCGGCATGCTCACCGCCACCTTTGACAAGCTTCTCGCCAACATCGAGTCCATGCTGACCCTGAACCGCGCCGTGCTCGACGCTGTTCCCGACCCAATCTTCCTCTCCAAAGACGGCAAGATCGTTTCGGGCAACACCGTGGCCGCCACCTATGCGGGCGTTCACATCAAGGATTTCAAGGGCATGGATGCCAGCAACGTACTTGTTCGCGCACAGAATGCCGCAGATCACGGCGACTACATCACCTGTCTCAAGGCAGGTGAAGAAGTGATCCTCGACGAAGTATCCACCACGGTCAAAGACCGTGACGGCTCCATTCTGGGCGATCTGGTTGTTGCCCGCGACGTCACCGAAATCATCCGCCGCGAAGCTGAGGCAGCAGCCAACCTCAACATGATCCGTGAAGTCGGCATGGAGATCAGCAGCGCAGCTCAGGAATTGGTCAATTCCACCGAGGCTCTCTCCACCCGAATCGAATCCATTTCCGAAGGCGCACACACTCAGCAGGAAATTTCCTCTGAGGCTGCCGCCGCCATGGGGCAGATGAACGAAACAGTGTCCGAAGTCGCCCGTAACGCAAGCGGTGCCGCCGAACAGGCCGAAGAAGCCCGCACCCGTGCGGCTGAGGGCTCCAAGATCGTCGAAGAATCCATCGAAGCCATCTCTTCCGTCAGCCAGCAGGCTGGTGACTTGAAGCTTTCCATGGATGAACTCGGTAGCCATACCGAATCCATTGGTGACATCATCCGCGTTATCAACGACATCGCTGACCAGACCAACCTCCTCGCCCTCAACGCAGCCATCGAAGCGGCCCGTGCCGGAGAGGCTGGCCGCGGCTTCGCCGTTGTTGCTGATGAGGTTCGCAAGCTGGCCGAAAAGACCATGGACGCCACCAAGAACGTGGCTGAAGCCATCGAGTCCATCCAGCAGGTGGCCCGTCACAACATTGAGAGCATGGACGCCGCCGCACTATCTGTCACGCAGGCCACCGAGTTTGCAGGCAAGTCCGGCGACGCGCTCCAGGCCATTGTTCAATTGGTAGAAGGCACCACCGGCCAGGTTCGCTCTATCGCCACCGCTGCCGAGGAACAGTCTGCTGCCAGCGAGCACGTCATGAGCTCTGTCAGCGAGGTAAGCGTCATCTCCGATCAGACCGCCGACGGCATGCGCGAGTCCACCAATGCGATCCGGACGCTTGCCGATCTCGCTCAAAGGCTTGAAGATCTGGCTAGAAAGGCTGGTTAG
- a CDS encoding ShlB/FhaC/HecB family hemolysin secretion/activation protein, translated as MRGFFCSTATFAVLIVLIVCPVAWAAPVDDAIRQQQQLQRQEEQRRLELERQHREELQKAPTGEDLRLPEIPEAAPDAPCMETKSIEITGVTLLDQKDIDAITAKYIGRCLTLNDVNNLVRDITNAYVEKGYVTTRAAIPEQDLSSGHLVIMVVEGKVEGIEFKEGQGSKREIKGAFPGLAGKYLNLRDIEQGLDQINRLPSNNASMELLPGEEQGASRVVVSNERKKTWRASFGLDNTGQDSTGRNQYVLALAKDNLFGINDLLNITINGDSDSWLTDEHQKSATYNAFYSVPLGYWTFSGSFSHYKYRTEVTSGGANYPSEGDTTTTSLSVDRVLHRDQNGKTSLNVSLTHRDTQNYFNSGRLAATSQVLTSIGTTLAHTHRVLGGVASAQVGYSHGLPLLGAKRDISPSLDTARNEFNKFVFNGSFFRPFKVKDLNLSWNTSVTGQWAPHTLYSAEQISIGSRYTVRGFHDDSLSGDIGGYMRNEMTLNLPNIREKSPVASEWMGTMQLYAGYDAGVIRSDPKDLEERGSLQGAVVGMRTSGGRLVMDFAVARSIDAPAFLQKDDIEIYTSIKYSF; from the coding sequence GTGCGCGGTTTTTTCTGTTCTACGGCAACGTTTGCCGTTCTGATTGTTCTTATTGTGTGCCCTGTGGCTTGGGCTGCTCCTGTCGACGATGCCATTCGTCAACAGCAACAGCTTCAGCGGCAGGAAGAACAGCGCAGACTGGAGTTGGAGCGGCAGCATCGTGAAGAATTGCAAAAGGCTCCGACTGGCGAGGATTTGCGGTTGCCGGAGATCCCGGAGGCGGCTCCTGATGCCCCATGCATGGAGACCAAGTCCATTGAGATTACGGGCGTAACCCTTCTTGATCAAAAAGATATCGATGCCATTACGGCCAAGTATATCGGCCGTTGCCTGACGCTTAACGACGTCAACAATCTCGTCCGCGACATCACCAATGCCTATGTGGAAAAGGGGTATGTCACCACCCGTGCGGCCATTCCGGAGCAGGATCTCTCCAGCGGCCATCTGGTGATCATGGTTGTAGAGGGAAAGGTCGAGGGGATCGAATTCAAAGAGGGGCAGGGCAGTAAGCGGGAGATTAAGGGTGCGTTTCCCGGACTGGCCGGAAAGTATCTGAACCTGAGAGACATTGAACAGGGGCTTGATCAGATTAACCGCCTCCCTTCCAACAATGCATCGATGGAGTTGCTTCCTGGTGAAGAGCAAGGCGCCAGCCGTGTTGTCGTCTCCAACGAGCGAAAAAAGACCTGGCGCGCCTCGTTTGGTCTGGATAACACGGGGCAGGATTCCACCGGCCGCAATCAGTATGTCCTCGCCCTTGCTAAGGACAATCTGTTCGGCATCAATGACCTGCTCAACATCACCATCAACGGCGATTCAGACTCTTGGCTGACAGATGAGCATCAGAAGAGCGCCACTTACAACGCCTTCTACTCGGTGCCGCTAGGCTACTGGACCTTCTCCGGCTCCTTCAGCCACTATAAATATCGCACGGAAGTGACCAGCGGCGGTGCTAACTATCCCTCGGAAGGCGACACAACGACGACATCCCTGAGCGTTGATCGTGTTCTTCATCGTGATCAAAATGGCAAAACATCACTGAATGTCTCCCTCACCCATCGGGATACGCAGAACTACTTCAACAGCGGACGACTGGCCGCTACCAGTCAGGTTCTTACTTCCATTGGGACCACCCTCGCGCATACGCACCGTGTGCTCGGCGGTGTAGCCAGCGCACAGGTGGGATACAGCCACGGCCTGCCTCTTTTGGGAGCCAAACGGGATATATCTCCCTCACTCGACACCGCGCGTAACGAGTTCAACAAGTTTGTGTTCAACGGCAGCTTCTTTCGCCCGTTCAAGGTCAAGGATCTCAACCTTTCGTGGAATACCTCCGTCACTGGCCAGTGGGCCCCTCATACCCTTTATAGCGCAGAACAGATCAGCATCGGCAGCCGCTACACCGTCCGGGGCTTTCATGACGACAGCCTGAGCGGTGATATCGGTGGATACATGCGCAATGAGATGACACTCAATCTGCCCAATATCAGAGAGAAGTCGCCTGTCGCATCCGAATGGATGGGCACCATGCAGCTCTATGCCGGATACGACGCGGGCGTCATTCGATCCGATCCCAAGGATTTGGAGGAGCGCGGTTCGCTCCAGGGCGCGGTGGTCGGTATGCGCACCAGCGGCGGACGACTGGTCATGGACTTTGCCGTTGCCCGTTCCATTGACGCGCCTGCCTTTCTGCAAAAAGACGACATCGAAATTTACACCTCCATCAAATACTCCTTCTAG
- a CDS encoding DUF637 domain-containing protein gives MLESIKQLFIAFLISLILCPPSMVHAGGITPDAAAPAANQATMDTAPNGVDVVNIAAPGANGMSHNMFTDFNVGSSGVIINNGVAPGVSQLGGAMAPNPNFSGAAATTILNEVTGTGRSSIQGHTEIFGQSANYILSNPNGISINGGGFINTPKATMTTGVPQFSGNTFVGLDVRSGDILVHGAGINTNNIDAFELVTRVATINADIHAKSLSVITGQNRHNPVSGTTTTLASDGTPAPTISIDSSALGGMYAGRIKLVGTEAGVGVNTKGLVQSTQHLEMTADGKIQITNKVSSGNTLALTSQDSIDVSGTVKATGTATLTAPTVTVARVDPTDAALVSASNIEVNAGTLDNQRLMAADTEALITANNAINTGTIYSGGTSTFRIGDTLYNNEGTILAKGDAVFEGTTAGSRMATLQNDSGTIESLEGGLIFRATTFNNNNSKFTLVRGSTELSYREGGVWFYGDEGDEAWDHFRAQMGHAPRQGLPNNTRNIEPAEVSAIGLDTSRNIFTYEEVVEAIAATEAKLAADPGALTSAEKTQLNRIKSRLSYNPPYFGKWRPGGSGFLWTEIVTEDSATGQDQGSVIAAHNDIVIESGTAKNTVSAITSTTGDINITADSFENVGMDIYKRKAVRWILGRYANHNTPRIAHIAGGTEEFLTTIDHAYGTLDAGNKVNITGGTVTNGLTERNGIINAPDPDEQQRKASTVTDETNLLPSNGMFNLNTNPAQNYVIETDPALTDLDGFYGSDYMMSRFGMDPNDEANKRIGDAFYETQLVRKQIQALSAKRFLGDARTTDTEEFKRLMDNAVDVKGDLNLTPGIALTQEQIASLTKDIVWLEKRTVNGQEALVPVVYLGTASLSKIANGGAVITGAEVAINTTGDTSNAGLIEAKNQVTITADNFYNSGTVKGQTIDATATDSIRATGGTFDGGDITLKAGKDVVIAAATTTSSSDGTTIEHVTQKGSIKATGDLSIEAGQDIGILGSDVEVDGAATLKADRNVAISTVETTTTSKQSGSGFNVDFTAKNNMGSKIKTGGDLTVDAGESAAIHGSEVESGGDATIKAKGDVAVTAATDELDFYLHSEGKKGGFFGGKSSTTIDALEQRNVASVIKSNGSINIEAGADGGEGSVIVKGSQGKATDDIAVQASKDIQAQVNQILNQFKFEEKSSGIMGATSMDMTQKDTTTNNRPVFEAGGGLKLQAKNDVVLESASLKSGDTTEIIAEEGKVAMLVTKDKSYEHEVKTDMGFLTWSSKDKGKIDEKVLHTLIEPGASLTITTPEGVTVEFKESSGDVRKDVELLANAEGLEWMADLLERDDVDWQAVQEFHDEWSKSDGGLGAGGMLIVSLIASAVTAGGASTLAAACMQMTMSAIEASAGATLLHTALTAAFTSIGSQAITALGNAAAGGDLGKGLASIASEDGLKAITTAMLTANLTQAALKDLDSLVDVGEKASALDKFYAGLANDLQGNLIKAGINTGVGTAVNGGNLGENLVANIRGAAVSTLGAKGANLIGTSYRNGDLNLASRYIAHAALGGAIDLATGGDGTSGAVGAVAGEIVADTFVATYVNNKLSNPDNFSTAEDFQKEVVELQARGVDLARLGAGLAAAAVGGDVNVGAQTGANAAENNAVFCLAIAVTLTTLEFADKVITGYDAWRLVKALNDDDTEKAAEISLEISAGLATDLIPGNKIALMLAKSLDGLGLVALGTKIVGKVGGNFANAAFKVADKMPSSFGHSANDLFRNAVTPNKHGISPLSRAIDKHSSRSGSVYNSVSGSPNVKNAKAQELLEEIMNNPKTVVVEKTSNRFGNHIDMIAPDGKGLRFGKNGNFIGVLEP, from the coding sequence ATGCTTGAATCCATCAAACAGCTCTTCATCGCCTTCCTTATCAGTCTCATTCTCTGCCCGCCCTCCATGGTTCACGCCGGGGGCATAACCCCAGACGCCGCGGCGCCTGCAGCCAATCAGGCCACCATGGACACCGCCCCCAACGGCGTGGATGTGGTCAACATTGCTGCACCGGGCGCCAACGGCATGTCCCACAACATGTTCACCGACTTCAATGTCGGCAGCTCGGGCGTCATCATCAATAACGGCGTTGCCCCCGGCGTGTCTCAACTTGGTGGCGCGATGGCTCCGAACCCGAATTTCTCGGGCGCGGCAGCCACCACCATTCTCAACGAGGTCACCGGCACCGGGCGTTCGTCGATTCAGGGGCATACGGAAATATTCGGTCAGTCGGCCAACTACATCCTGTCCAACCCCAACGGTATTTCCATCAACGGCGGCGGCTTCATCAACACGCCCAAGGCCACCATGACCACGGGTGTGCCGCAGTTCAGTGGCAATACCTTCGTGGGCCTCGATGTGCGCAGCGGTGACATCCTCGTGCATGGCGCGGGCATCAACACCAATAACATTGATGCGTTCGAACTGGTCACCCGTGTGGCCACCATCAATGCCGATATTCACGCCAAGAGCCTGAGCGTAATCACCGGCCAGAACCGCCACAATCCGGTCTCTGGCACCACGACCACGCTGGCATCTGACGGTACCCCCGCGCCCACCATTTCCATTGATTCCTCTGCCCTTGGCGGCATGTACGCGGGCCGCATCAAGCTCGTGGGCACCGAGGCAGGCGTGGGCGTCAATACCAAGGGACTGGTGCAGTCCACCCAGCATCTGGAGATGACGGCTGACGGCAAGATTCAGATTACCAACAAGGTCTCTTCGGGGAATACGCTGGCCCTGACCTCGCAGGATTCCATTGACGTTTCCGGTACGGTCAAAGCCACGGGGACCGCTACGCTCACTGCCCCCACCGTCACCGTGGCCCGTGTTGATCCCACCGATGCGGCTCTGGTTAGTGCGAGTAATATCGAAGTGAACGCCGGAACCCTCGACAACCAGCGCCTCATGGCGGCGGATACCGAGGCGCTGATCACGGCTAACAACGCCATTAATACAGGTACCATCTACTCTGGCGGCACCTCTACCTTCCGCATCGGCGACACCCTGTACAATAACGAAGGCACCATCCTTGCCAAGGGCGATGCCGTCTTTGAGGGAACCACCGCAGGCTCCCGCATGGCGACCCTGCAGAATGATTCCGGCACTATTGAATCCCTTGAGGGCGGCCTGATCTTCCGCGCGACCACGTTTAATAATAACAACTCGAAATTCACTCTTGTTCGAGGCTCTACCGAGTTGAGCTACCGTGAGGGTGGTGTCTGGTTCTATGGAGATGAAGGGGACGAGGCGTGGGATCACTTCCGTGCTCAGATGGGCCACGCGCCCCGTCAGGGACTGCCGAACAATACCCGCAACATCGAGCCTGCCGAAGTCAGCGCTATCGGGCTTGATACCTCGAGAAATATATTTACCTATGAAGAGGTCGTAGAAGCCATCGCGGCCACCGAGGCCAAGCTTGCTGCTGATCCAGGTGCGCTGACTTCCGCTGAGAAGACACAGCTCAACCGGATCAAAAGTCGTCTGTCATACAATCCTCCCTATTTCGGTAAATGGCGTCCTGGCGGCAGCGGATTCCTCTGGACCGAGATCGTCACCGAAGACTCTGCCACGGGGCAGGACCAAGGCTCTGTGATCGCGGCCCATAATGACATCGTCATTGAGTCCGGCACCGCAAAGAACACGGTCAGCGCCATTACATCGACCACAGGTGATATCAACATCACGGCCGACTCCTTTGAGAACGTCGGCATGGATATCTACAAGCGCAAGGCTGTCCGGTGGATTCTGGGTCGCTATGCCAACCATAATACGCCGCGCATCGCCCATATCGCTGGCGGTACCGAGGAGTTCCTCACCACCATTGATCACGCCTACGGCACGTTGGATGCGGGGAACAAGGTCAACATCACTGGCGGCACTGTTACCAACGGCCTGACCGAGCGAAATGGCATTATCAATGCTCCCGACCCGGACGAACAGCAGCGCAAGGCGTCCACCGTAACGGATGAGACCAACTTGCTTCCGTCCAACGGGATGTTCAACCTCAATACGAATCCGGCGCAGAATTACGTCATCGAGACGGACCCGGCACTGACCGACCTCGATGGTTTTTATGGCTCGGACTACATGATGTCCCGCTTCGGGATGGACCCGAACGATGAAGCCAACAAACGCATAGGTGATGCGTTCTACGAAACGCAGCTTGTGCGCAAGCAGATACAGGCGCTCTCTGCCAAGCGCTTCCTTGGCGATGCCCGGACCACCGATACCGAGGAATTCAAGCGGCTCATGGACAATGCAGTTGATGTTAAGGGCGACCTGAACCTCACTCCGGGCATTGCCCTGACGCAGGAGCAGATTGCTTCGCTCACCAAGGATATCGTGTGGCTTGAGAAGCGCACGGTGAACGGGCAGGAAGCCTTGGTCCCCGTGGTCTATCTCGGTACGGCCAGCCTCAGTAAAATCGCCAATGGCGGGGCAGTTATCACTGGCGCCGAGGTTGCCATCAATACCACGGGTGATACGTCCAACGCCGGGCTTATTGAGGCCAAAAATCAAGTTACCATCACTGCCGATAATTTCTACAACAGTGGCACGGTAAAGGGCCAGACCATTGACGCCACGGCTACGGATTCCATCCGCGCCACAGGCGGTACGTTTGATGGCGGTGATATCACCCTCAAGGCGGGTAAGGATGTTGTCATTGCCGCGGCAACGACCACGTCGTCCTCGGACGGCACCACGATCGAGCACGTCACACAGAAAGGCAGCATCAAGGCCACTGGCGACCTCTCCATCGAAGCCGGGCAGGATATCGGCATCCTTGGCTCGGATGTGGAAGTGGACGGCGCAGCCACGCTCAAGGCAGATCGCAACGTGGCGATCTCCACCGTGGAGACGACCACCACGTCCAAGCAGAGCGGTTCCGGCTTCAACGTCGACTTCACTGCCAAAAACAACATGGGCAGCAAGATCAAGACGGGTGGCGACCTGACCGTCGATGCTGGCGAGAGCGCCGCTATCCACGGCAGCGAGGTTGAATCCGGGGGCGATGCCACGATCAAGGCCAAGGGCGACGTCGCTGTCACCGCAGCCACGGACGAGCTCGATTTCTACCTCCACTCAGAGGGCAAAAAAGGCGGCTTCTTTGGTGGCAAATCGTCCACGACCATTGATGCTCTGGAACAGCGAAACGTCGCGTCCGTTATCAAATCAAATGGCTCGATCAACATAGAAGCTGGTGCCGATGGTGGCGAGGGCAGTGTCATCGTCAAAGGCAGTCAGGGTAAGGCGACAGATGACATAGCAGTTCAGGCCTCGAAAGATATTCAGGCCCAAGTCAATCAGATTCTGAATCAATTTAAGTTTGAAGAGAAGAGTTCTGGTATCATGGGCGCTACGTCCATGGACATGACTCAAAAAGATACCACTACCAACAACCGCCCTGTCTTTGAGGCTGGAGGAGGGCTGAAACTTCAGGCTAAGAATGACGTAGTGTTGGAATCCGCCAGCCTCAAGTCTGGTGACACCACAGAGATCATAGCCGAGGAAGGCAAGGTCGCCATGCTGGTGACCAAGGACAAGTCCTATGAGCACGAAGTGAAGACCGACATGGGCTTCCTGACATGGTCATCCAAGGACAAGGGCAAGATCGACGAGAAAGTCCTGCATACCCTCATCGAGCCGGGTGCCAGCCTTACGATTACCACGCCTGAAGGCGTCACCGTGGAGTTCAAGGAATCCTCCGGTGACGTGCGCAAGGACGTCGAACTCCTCGCCAATGCGGAGGGTCTCGAATGGATGGCCGACCTGCTGGAGCGCGACGACGTAGACTGGCAGGCCGTTCAGGAATTCCACGACGAGTGGAGCAAGTCCGACGGTGGCCTCGGCGCGGGCGGAATGCTGATTGTATCGCTCATCGCATCCGCCGTGACTGCTGGCGGCGCTTCGACTTTAGCGGCAGCCTGTATGCAAATGACTATGTCAGCAATCGAAGCCAGCGCAGGAGCTACTTTGCTGCATACTGCTCTCACAGCCGCATTTACCTCTATCGGAAGCCAAGCAATTACGGCTCTTGGCAATGCGGCAGCAGGTGGCGATCTTGGCAAAGGTCTCGCCTCCATCGCTTCCGAAGATGGCCTTAAGGCCATCACAACGGCCATGCTGACCGCCAACCTGACACAAGCAGCCCTTAAGGACCTCGATAGCCTTGTTGATGTTGGAGAAAAAGCTTCTGCTCTGGATAAATTCTACGCAGGGTTAGCCAACGATCTTCAAGGAAATCTCATCAAGGCCGGGATCAATACAGGCGTCGGTACTGCCGTCAATGGCGGCAACCTTGGTGAAAATTTGGTCGCGAACATTCGCGGGGCGGCTGTTTCGACCTTGGGAGCCAAAGGTGCCAATCTCATTGGTACAAGTTATCGAAACGGGGATTTGAATCTTGCTAGTCGCTACATTGCTCATGCCGCATTAGGTGGGGCAATCGACTTGGCTACCGGCGGAGACGGAACATCAGGAGCAGTGGGGGCAGTCGCAGGCGAAATTGTTGCAGACACCTTTGTTGCGACATATGTTAACAACAAGCTCTCCAATCCGGACAACTTCAGTACCGCTGAAGACTTCCAGAAGGAAGTTGTCGAACTGCAAGCCAGAGGTGTAGACCTTGCACGACTCGGGGCAGGCTTGGCAGCGGCAGCCGTGGGTGGCGACGTCAACGTCGGCGCACAAACTGGTGCCAATGCAGCGGAAAACAATGCTGTTTTCTGTCTGGCAATCGCCGTGACTCTGACTACCCTGGAATTCGCAGACAAAGTGATCACCGGTTATGACGCCTGGCGACTTGTAAAAGCTTTAAACGACGATGATACCGAAAAAGCAGCCGAGATCAGTCTAGAAATATCTGCTGGCTTGGCTACTGACCTTATTCCCGGCAACAAAATTGCCCTCATGCTCGCGAAGTCCCTCGACGGTTTGGGTTTGGTTGCACTTGGGACCAAAATCGTAGGGAAGGTTGGGGGTAACTTTGCAAATGCTGCCTTTAAGGTTGCGGATAAAATGCCGTCGTCATTCGGTCATAGCGCGAATGATTTATTTCGAAATGCTGTTACTCCAAATAAACATGGTATATCTCCTCTTAGCAGAGCTATTGATAAACATTCATCACGCTCTGGGAGCGTGTATAATTCGGTATCTGGTAGTCCTAATGTGAAAAATGCAAAAGCTCAGGAGTTGCTTGAAGAAATAATGAATAATCCCAAAACGGTTGTGGTTGAGAAAACAAGTAATAGGTTTGGTAATCATATTGATATGATTGCACCTGACGGTAAAGGGTTGAGATTTGGAAAGAATGGCAACTTTATAGGAGTGCTGGAGCCCTAA